A genome region from Lactobacillus sp. ESL0791 includes the following:
- a CDS encoding deoxynucleoside kinase, with product MTVIVLSGPIGAGKSSLTSILAKYLGTKPFYESVDNNPVLPLFYADPKKYAFLLQVFFLNTRFRSIKDALTEDNNVLDRSIYEDALFFQMNADIGRATSEEVDTYYELLNSMMRELEHMPKKNPDLLVHINVSYETMIKRIQKRGRPYEQLSYDATLEDYYKRLLRYYKPWYKKYDYSPKMQIDGDKYDFIANEDDRQVVLKQIVAKLKEVGKLPASWDKSTRVQI from the coding sequence GAGCCGGTAAATCCAGTCTAACCAGTATTTTAGCAAAGTATTTAGGAACAAAACCATTCTACGAAAGCGTTGATAACAATCCCGTTTTGCCGCTTTTCTACGCTGATCCCAAAAAATATGCCTTTTTGTTGCAGGTGTTCTTCCTAAACACGCGTTTTCGCAGCATCAAAGATGCTTTAACCGAGGACAACAATGTTTTGGATCGGTCGATCTATGAAGATGCGCTTTTCTTCCAAATGAATGCCGATATCGGGCGGGCAACGTCCGAAGAAGTCGATACCTATTATGAATTGCTCAATAGTATGATGCGTGAACTTGAACATATGCCAAAAAAGAATCCAGATTTACTGGTGCACATCAACGTTTCATACGAAACAATGATCAAGCGTATTCAAAAACGAGGCCGGCCGTACGAACAGTTGAGCTATGATGCCACCCTGGAAGATTATTACAAACGTTTGCTGCGTTATTACAAGCCATGGTACAAAAAATACGATTATTCACCTAAAATGCAGATTGACGGTGACAAGTACGACTTCATCGCTAACGAAGACGACCGGCAAGTGGTCTTGAAACAAATTGTTGCCAAATTAAAAGAAGTTGGCAAACTTCCCGCAAGCTGGGATAAGTCCACCAGGGTTCAAATTTAG
- a CDS encoding amino acid ABC transporter permease encodes MNYINSIMPALLSGAKLTLVLFFWTLIISIPLGIIVSLGLISHFKPLQVILKFYIWIMRGTPLLLQLIFIFYGLPIIGIIFQRYNAALFAFILNYTAYFAEIFRGGFQSVPVGQYESARVLRLNRWQTLTHIIIPQVIKIVIPSIGNEVINLVKDTSLVYVIGLGDLLRAGNVATARDVTLIPLVLVGIVYLMMTGIASYLLRKIESSYSKWK; translated from the coding sequence ATGAATTATATCAATTCAATCATGCCTGCACTGCTTTCAGGAGCAAAATTAACGTTAGTTTTATTCTTCTGGACATTAATCATTTCAATTCCGCTCGGAATAATTGTCAGTCTAGGGCTAATTTCACATTTCAAGCCGTTACAAGTGATCTTGAAGTTCTATATCTGGATCATGCGCGGCACGCCATTACTTTTACAGTTGATTTTTATCTTCTATGGTCTGCCAATTATCGGCATTATCTTTCAGCGTTACAACGCTGCTCTCTTTGCCTTCATTTTAAACTATACCGCTTATTTCGCAGAGATCTTCCGGGGCGGGTTTCAATCTGTTCCGGTCGGGCAATACGAAAGTGCACGGGTCTTAAGGCTTAATCGCTGGCAGACACTAACCCACATTATTATTCCCCAGGTAATAAAAATTGTTATCCCGTCAATCGGCAACGAAGTTATTAACCTAGTAAAAGACACCTCACTTGTTTATGTTATCGGCTTGGGCGATCTGCTCCGTGCAGGAAATGTTGCAACGGCGCGTGATGTTACATTAATTCCGCTAGTTTTAGTCGGTATTGTTTACCTAATGATGACGGGGATCGCTTCATACTTATTGCGTAAAATTGAAAGCAGTTATTCCAAGTGGAAATAA
- a CDS encoding amino acid ABC transporter ATP-binding protein, giving the protein MLELKEITKKFGSRIILNKLNLVIPDGQILAIVGPSGAGKTTLLRCLSGLEKIDSGEFLWNKEKFDPANPDSSKQIIGVVFQSYQLFPNLTVINNITLAPTLVLKETKTAAQKRARQLLKELDLEGKEDLYPFQLSGGQQQRVAIARALAMQPQILCYDEPTSALDPSLRVKVGEIILQLKKNNNMTQIIVTHDMDFASQVADKIFTVKALDNEEVN; this is encoded by the coding sequence ATGCTTGAATTAAAAGAAATCACAAAAAAATTTGGTTCACGGATAATTTTAAATAAGCTCAACCTTGTCATCCCCGATGGACAAATCCTTGCAATTGTGGGGCCATCAGGTGCTGGCAAAACCACCCTGCTGCGCTGCTTAAGCGGCCTCGAAAAAATTGATTCTGGTGAGTTTTTATGGAACAAAGAAAAATTCGATCCAGCAAATCCTGACAGCAGCAAACAAATCATTGGTGTGGTCTTTCAAAGTTACCAACTTTTCCCTAATTTAACCGTCATTAACAACATTACCCTAGCGCCGACTCTTGTCTTAAAAGAAACAAAAACAGCAGCACAGAAAAGAGCTAGACAATTATTGAAAGAGCTTGACCTAGAGGGCAAGGAAGACCTGTACCCATTTCAGCTTTCTGGCGGTCAGCAGCAGCGGGTAGCGATTGCCCGCGCCTTAGCAATGCAGCCGCAAATTTTATGTTACGATGAGCCCACTTCAGCCTTAGACCCAAGTCTGCGCGTAAAAGTTGGTGAAATCATCCTGCAGCTAAAGAAAAACAATAACATGACCCAGATTATCGTCACCCACGATATGGATTTTGCCAGTCAGGTCGCCGATAAAATTTTTACAGTGAAAGCATTAGACAATGAGGAGGTAAATTAA
- a CDS encoding amino acid ABC transporter substrate-binding protein — protein MKAKRFLSFLLILLCTFCLAGCRDISVGKRASATDNWTRLKKRGYVTVGVDDTFIPMGFRQKNGQLVGYDVDLANAVFKLYGMKVSFQTIDWSMNTTELRNGTIDLIWNGFSKTPEREAKVSFSKTYLYASENLVSLKKNKINSPAAMKDKSLGAQNGSSGYNDIMKYPQIFKNRIKDHEPILYDSFTNAFIDLNAGRIQGLLIDSTYADYYISRQKHPENYTEVSGIFKRDAFGVGIRKSDVTLRKKINQGLEKLAQNGTLAKINHKWFGNKADTPLLKNKKATR, from the coding sequence TTGAAAGCGAAACGTTTTTTATCCTTTTTACTTATTTTACTTTGTACGTTTTGTCTAGCCGGCTGTCGTGATATTTCCGTTGGCAAGCGGGCAAGCGCAACCGACAACTGGACGCGCTTGAAAAAACGGGGCTATGTCACCGTCGGTGTTGATGACACTTTTATTCCAATGGGCTTTCGCCAAAAAAACGGACAATTGGTCGGCTATGATGTCGATTTGGCAAATGCAGTTTTCAAATTATACGGCATGAAGGTCAGTTTTCAGACAATTGATTGGTCCATGAACACAACCGAACTGCGCAATGGCACAATTGACTTAATTTGGAACGGTTTCAGCAAAACTCCTGAACGTGAGGCCAAGGTTAGTTTCAGCAAAACCTACCTTTATGCCAGTGAAAATCTTGTCTCACTGAAAAAAAATAAGATCAACTCACCCGCTGCAATGAAAGACAAGTCTTTAGGGGCACAAAACGGTTCTTCTGGTTACAACGATATTATGAAATATCCGCAAATTTTTAAAAACCGGATCAAAGACCATGAGCCTATCCTCTACGATTCATTTACAAATGCCTTTATCGATCTGAATGCTGGCCGAATTCAAGGCTTGCTAATTGACAGTACATATGCCGATTATTATATTTCCCGTCAAAAACACCCCGAAAATTATACGGAAGTTTCCGGAATTTTTAAAAGAGATGCATTCGGTGTCGGCATCCGTAAAAGTGATGTCACCCTACGAAAAAAAATTAACCAAGGACTGGAAAAACTCGCACAAAATGGCACACTTGCCAAGATCAACCACAAATGGTTCGGCAACAAGGCTGATACACCATTATTAAAAAATAAAAAAGCAACTCGCTAG
- a CDS encoding SLAP domain-containing protein produces MKLNKKLIITTTAAILALGVSVPVIEHSATSALAATSSTNTMQLAHGAYVYNKNGKRLKKYRGSRYKTHLRKGANVQYAGTVESIKRDSKQYYLLNDDNYNQSWLPYRKVKGKYYYSIGHGGYINAANVSKINGQPLYVANATVKITNTRSTKPYTVGTGKDTRTIKNGESVKIDGITSAISDPTNILKYKISGTTDALFQASIVTNKPRQRLRAYTNYTYVTFKKHAGTYDSHGIAQKVTGPRSTFLKNDLYPVEDEVYLWVANENKAELFYLLKDSWGTPRFFANYAGNDFGGLIYIKATDVTYYSGPYLVPTNTTEQAKTDAAVATKVDKQELQKLIDQEKTVKANANYTNSFYDSYAFQYDAALKLAKNINQSTTSTIFEVKTVSSILNKAQTVLLNMTIDQEESDKILNTTSPYFDSLSIPTDGE; encoded by the coding sequence ATGAAACTGAACAAGAAACTAATAATTACTACAACTGCTGCTATATTAGCCTTAGGTGTTAGTGTACCAGTAATTGAACATTCTGCTACTTCTGCATTGGCTGCTACTTCAAGTACTAATACGATGCAGCTAGCTCATGGTGCTTATGTTTACAATAAAAATGGAAAAAGGCTTAAAAAATATCGTGGCAGCCGATATAAAACCCATTTGCGTAAAGGTGCTAATGTGCAATATGCAGGTACAGTTGAATCAATTAAGCGTGATAGTAAGCAATACTATCTTTTGAATGATGATAATTACAATCAGTCATGGCTGCCTTATAGAAAAGTCAAGGGTAAATATTATTACAGCATTGGTCATGGCGGCTACATTAACGCTGCTAATGTCAGTAAAATTAATGGTCAGCCGCTCTACGTGGCAAATGCTACTGTTAAAATTACTAATACCCGTTCAACTAAACCGTATACTGTTGGTACTGGCAAAGACACTCGTACTATAAAAAATGGTGAATCTGTCAAAATAGATGGCATTACTTCAGCAATAAGTGATCCGACGAATATTCTTAAATATAAAATTAGCGGTACCACAGATGCTCTTTTTCAAGCATCCATCGTCACAAATAAGCCTAGGCAAAGACTAAGAGCCTATACTAATTATACCTATGTTACTTTTAAGAAACATGCAGGTACTTATGATAGTCACGGCATTGCTCAAAAAGTTACTGGTCCACGTTCAACATTTTTAAAGAATGACTTGTATCCTGTAGAAGATGAAGTATACCTATGGGTTGCTAATGAAAATAAGGCTGAATTATTTTATTTATTAAAAGATTCATGGGGTACACCTCGATTTTTTGCAAATTATGCAGGAAATGACTTTGGCGGTCTAATATATATCAAAGCAACAGATGTTACATATTATTCAGGACCCTACTTGGTACCAACTAATACAACTGAACAAGCAAAAACAGATGCTGCAGTAGCAACTAAGGTAGACAAACAGGAATTACAAAAATTGATTGATCAAGAAAAAACAGTTAAGGCAAATGCTAACTATACCAACTCATTCTATGATTCTTATGCGTTTCAGTATGATGCTGCATTAAAACTTGCAAAAAACATTAATCAGTCAACTACATCAACTATTTTTGAAGTTAAAACCGTAAGCTCAATATTAAATAAAGCGCAAACTGTATTACTTAATATGACAATTGATCAAGAAGAAAGTGATAAAATTTTAAATACTACTTCTCCTTATTTTGATTCCTTGTCAATCCCAACTGATGGAGAATAA
- the aroD gene encoding type I 3-dehydroquinate dehydratase codes for MSTVKIRNIVLGEGQPKIAVPNVGTNEEEILSFAKEIVAAKPDLMEWRIDYYAAGISDINKLISTSKKIRQIVDNLPILVTFRTKNEGGVLELSDDNYLNLLQAIIENRLGDAIDIELFHEEEKIKSLVQLAHNYNLVVIMSNHDFEKVPPKDVIVFRLKKMSELQADVVKMACMPHTAKDVLILLEATNEVHQAIENPLITMAMGDLGKVTRVSGQVFGSSLSFGAVGKTSAPGQLSITDLRNAENYLALHN; via the coding sequence ATGTCAACAGTAAAAATTAGAAATATTGTCTTGGGTGAAGGCCAGCCGAAAATAGCAGTTCCTAATGTGGGTACTAATGAAGAAGAAATTCTTTCTTTCGCCAAAGAAATTGTTGCTGCCAAACCAGATCTGATGGAATGGCGGATTGATTATTATGCTGCAGGAATTAGCGACATCAATAAACTCATTTCTACTTCTAAAAAAATACGGCAAATTGTTGACAATTTACCTATTCTAGTGACTTTTAGAACTAAAAATGAAGGTGGTGTTTTAGAATTAAGCGATGATAATTATTTAAACTTATTACAAGCAATTATTGAAAATCGCTTGGGTGATGCAATTGATATTGAATTGTTTCATGAAGAAGAAAAAATAAAGTCGCTTGTTCAGTTGGCACATAACTATAATCTAGTTGTAATTATGAGTAATCATGATTTTGAAAAAGTTCCCCCTAAAGATGTTATTGTATTCCGCTTGAAGAAAATGTCGGAATTACAGGCAGATGTTGTGAAAATGGCCTGTATGCCGCACACTGCAAAAGATGTTTTGATTTTGCTTGAAGCAACTAATGAGGTTCATCAGGCAATAGAAAACCCATTGATTACAATGGCAATGGGTGACCTAGGCAAAGTAACACGCGTCTCTGGGCAGGTATTTGGTTCTAGTTTGTCATTTGGTGCAGTAGGAAAAACTTCTGCTCCAGGACAACTTTCGATTACAGACCTGCGAAACGCTGAAAATTATTTAGCACTTCATAATTGA
- a CDS encoding shikimate dehydrogenase: protein MTNKITGVNGPITGWLDGHTYLIGLMAYPIRHSMSPTMHNNAFAKLGLNFAYLCFEIGNDKLKGAVDAIRTLDMRGSNVSMPNKKEVIKYLDKLSPASEMCDAVNTIVNDHGILTGYTTDGIGFVQSLKDEGIDIKDKVMTLAGAGGAATPIAVQSALDGVKEIKIFNIKDDKWARAEKTVKIIREKTDCKVSLTDLADQAAFKEAIASSDIYCDATGVGMKPLEDKTLVEDPSWFHKDMVVFDTVYAPRTTKLMKVAEKAGVEHIFDGIGMMIDQGAASFKLWTDKDMPTDYIREIMFSDENK, encoded by the coding sequence ATGACTAATAAAATTACAGGTGTAAATGGACCGATTACAGGCTGGTTAGATGGACATACTTATTTAATTGGGTTAATGGCATACCCTATTCGGCATTCAATGTCACCGACAATGCATAATAATGCTTTTGCAAAATTAGGATTGAATTTTGCCTATCTTTGTTTTGAAATTGGCAATGATAAGCTTAAAGGAGCTGTTGATGCAATTCGTACATTAGATATGCGGGGCTCAAATGTCTCAATGCCTAATAAAAAAGAGGTTATCAAATATTTGGATAAATTATCACCGGCTTCAGAAATGTGTGATGCTGTCAACACGATTGTTAATGATCATGGGATTTTAACTGGTTATACAACAGACGGCATTGGTTTTGTTCAATCACTTAAAGATGAAGGAATTGATATTAAAGATAAGGTCATGACTTTGGCTGGTGCAGGCGGTGCCGCAACGCCAATTGCTGTTCAATCAGCTTTAGACGGTGTTAAAGAAATTAAAATTTTTAATATTAAAGATGATAAATGGGCTCGGGCTGAGAAGACAGTCAAAATCATTAGAGAAAAAACAGACTGTAAAGTTTCTTTGACGGATTTAGCAGATCAAGCTGCCTTTAAGGAAGCAATCGCCAGCAGTGATATTTATTGTGATGCAACTGGTGTTGGTATGAAGCCGTTAGAAGATAAAACTTTGGTTGAAGATCCGTCATGGTTCCATAAGGATATGGTTGTCTTTGATACGGTTTATGCGCCAAGGACAACTAAGTTAATGAAAGTTGCCGAAAAAGCTGGTGTTGAACATATCTTTGATGGAATCGGCATGATGATTGACCAAGGTGCCGCTTCGTTTAAGTTGTGGACAGATAAGGACATGCCGACTGATTATATTCGTGAAATCATGTTCTCTGATGAAAATAAATAA
- a CDS encoding FAD-dependent oxidoreductase, whose protein sequence is MTDKKIKAQATGRNGQIDFEIDVTKQHIDDLKVTKSSETPAIFDQAFAKLKKEVIANQSFDVDAVSGASIMTEAIIDSGKKALAENHFQAATSSKNAGYEEKTLTVDVAVIGSGMAGLMAAARALSLGKSVVVLEKNGYLGGATILNGSNVVATDSKIAEQLFKEDAKKDSPELLLADITRESRGTNYPELSKLLVNNIGKAIDFISEFANLKYQKAETQTVEHTVDRQVEMPTQSSYEIVTKVAKAFEEKGGKILFDARVEQLTKDSTGKLVSLVAKGKHQTTTINFKSLIMAAGGWGARDYKQHKTTIPYYGPMTSTGDYFDFAKNMNLATRNLDWYKIYPHGLEVTPGIAKLTTYSTKEATDMGAIFVNHAGKRIVNESAPYTHFRDAIAAQKDQVAFIVMDQRTWERFYELLLKYGFTADEVEGFFALEGQKSPVLVKGSLKEAAQKSGIDYADLKTTLDNYENYVKTGKDLEFGRPAQFMHTFEGDTYYVIEQKLRFCTTLGGYETTEKMQLLDTAFKPVANFYAAGEIVGGANGHDSMPSMMNSWSYASGFVAGTEAADNTNCYSAK, encoded by the coding sequence ATGACAGATAAAAAAATAAAGGCGCAAGCAACTGGACGTAATGGCCAAATAGACTTTGAAATTGATGTTACTAAGCAGCATATTGATGATCTTAAGGTGACTAAAAGTTCAGAAACACCGGCAATTTTTGATCAGGCATTTGCAAAATTAAAAAAAGAAGTTATTGCTAATCAAAGTTTTGACGTAGATGCCGTTTCTGGTGCATCAATTATGACTGAAGCGATAATTGATTCCGGTAAAAAAGCATTGGCTGAAAATCACTTTCAAGCAGCAACAAGTTCGAAGAATGCCGGTTATGAAGAAAAAACACTTACTGTTGATGTTGCGGTAATTGGATCGGGAATGGCTGGATTGATGGCTGCAGCACGTGCATTATCATTAGGTAAGAGTGTTGTAGTTTTAGAGAAGAATGGCTACCTTGGCGGTGCGACAATTTTAAATGGCTCGAACGTCGTGGCAACAGATTCGAAAATAGCAGAGCAGTTGTTTAAAGAAGATGCTAAAAAAGATTCACCTGAACTTTTGCTTGCAGATATCACGCGTGAGAGCCGGGGAACTAATTATCCAGAATTATCTAAATTACTGGTTAATAATATTGGCAAGGCGATTGACTTCATTTCTGAATTTGCCAATTTAAAGTATCAAAAAGCCGAAACGCAAACGGTTGAACACACTGTTGACCGGCAAGTAGAAATGCCAACGCAAAGCTCTTATGAGATTGTGACCAAAGTAGCTAAGGCTTTTGAAGAAAAAGGCGGCAAAATTTTATTTGATGCAAGAGTGGAACAGTTAACTAAAGATAGCACGGGTAAATTGGTTTCGTTAGTTGCTAAAGGCAAGCACCAAACAACCACCATTAATTTTAAATCATTAATCATGGCTGCCGGTGGCTGGGGCGCAAGAGACTACAAGCAGCATAAGACAACGATTCCGTATTACGGTCCGATGACTTCAACGGGAGATTACTTTGATTTCGCTAAAAATATGAACCTGGCAACGCGTAATCTTGACTGGTATAAGATTTACCCGCATGGATTGGAAGTTACACCTGGAATTGCCAAGCTGACAACCTATTCAACAAAAGAAGCAACTGACATGGGTGCGATTTTTGTTAATCATGCAGGTAAGCGGATTGTCAATGAATCGGCGCCATATACGCATTTCAGGGACGCAATTGCCGCGCAAAAAGATCAAGTTGCCTTTATTGTGATGGATCAAAGAACGTGGGAGCGGTTTTACGAACTGCTGCTTAAGTATGGATTTACCGCAGATGAAGTAGAAGGGTTCTTTGCTTTAGAGGGACAAAAGAGTCCGGTACTGGTTAAGGGAAGCTTGAAAGAAGCTGCACAAAAGTCTGGTATTGATTATGCTGATTTGAAAACTACGCTGGATAATTATGAAAATTATGTTAAGACGGGAAAAGATCTGGAATTTGGGCGCCCTGCTCAGTTTATGCATACATTTGAAGGTGATACATATTATGTGATTGAACAAAAGTTACGTTTTTGTACTACTTTGGGCGGCTATGAAACAACCGAAAAAATGCAGTTACTCGATACTGCGTTTAAACCAGTTGCCAATTTTTATGCTGCTGGTGAAATTGTTGGTGGTGCTAATGGCCATGATTCGATGCCAAGCATGATGAATTCATGGAGTTACGCATCTGGTTTTGTTGCTGGAACTGAAGCAGCTGACAATACTAATTGTTATAGTGCAAAATAA
- a CDS encoding MFS transporter, whose product MKEHKSYIGAATSVYLNYAAVGAATIFISQYRQVLAKAWNASGMAISIVMAMVGLGRIITILFAGAISDKIGRRKTLLIALGCDIIFLLGAAYANNVWIAGIAAMFFGATNSFGDTAGYPALADAFPDKTATMNSFVKAAMQIMQMLFPFWVKLVKDPKVTALALTALLVLDGIITLRAAFAPQAETAKETAASTAEQSGKQPKLAVDGAMIITLGFTLCFTFYIFSLYAPYYGQYVLKESAINANQLVSWYSIASLISVFVTSALVTKIKRLYLIAIYSTISALGLLFMVLKPSLLAGEIGALLVGFFAAGGVWQVGLSVLTSYFPQGHGKITSYYSFAPAVVYFVAPLVAAFVLKANAVSTLLVFWITAIITLISVILAVVLISRSRQFNIEG is encoded by the coding sequence ATGAAAGAACATAAAAGTTATATAGGTGCTGCAACGTCTGTGTATTTGAATTACGCAGCAGTTGGAGCAGCCACTATTTTTATTAGTCAGTACCGGCAAGTATTAGCTAAAGCTTGGAATGCCAGTGGAATGGCAATTTCGATTGTCATGGCGATGGTTGGACTTGGCCGGATTATCACAATTTTATTTGCTGGAGCAATTTCTGATAAGATTGGTCGTAGAAAAACGTTACTTATTGCACTAGGCTGCGATATCATATTTTTACTTGGTGCAGCTTATGCCAATAATGTTTGGATTGCTGGAATTGCTGCCATGTTTTTCGGCGCTACTAATTCTTTTGGCGATACTGCAGGCTATCCGGCTTTGGCAGATGCGTTTCCTGATAAAACTGCGACGATGAATTCATTTGTAAAGGCTGCAATGCAGATAATGCAAATGCTGTTTCCGTTTTGGGTAAAGCTAGTTAAAGATCCTAAGGTTACTGCTCTTGCTTTAACAGCACTTTTGGTTCTTGACGGCATAATTACGTTAAGAGCGGCTTTTGCACCGCAGGCTGAAACAGCAAAGGAAACTGCTGCAAGTACTGCTGAACAAAGTGGCAAGCAGCCTAAATTAGCAGTTGATGGCGCAATGATTATTACACTTGGTTTTACTCTGTGCTTTACTTTTTATATTTTTTCATTGTATGCACCGTATTATGGCCAATATGTGTTAAAGGAATCGGCCATTAATGCTAATCAATTAGTTTCTTGGTATTCAATTGCATCATTAATTTCAGTATTTGTGACCTCGGCCTTGGTTACAAAAATTAAACGCTTGTACTTAATTGCAATTTATTCTACTATTTCCGCTCTAGGATTACTGTTTATGGTATTAAAACCTTCACTGCTTGCAGGTGAAATTGGGGCGCTGCTAGTTGGCTTTTTTGCGGCAGGTGGAGTTTGGCAAGTTGGTCTATCAGTGTTAACGTCGTACTTTCCACAAGGACACGGGAAGATCACTTCTTACTACAGTTTTGCACCCGCAGTTGTTTATTTTGTGGCACCATTAGTGGCAGCCTTTGTGTTAAAAGCTAATGCAGTCAGTACATTACTTGTATTTTGGATTACTGCAATTATTACACTTATTTCAGTAATTTTGGCAGTTGTTTTAATTAGCCGTAGCCGTCAGTTTAATATTGAAGGATAG
- a CDS encoding acyl-CoA thioesterase has translation MSNKFFKRQMGDYFVTAKMLNHMNITHGGTILDQVDSAMGLFANSYCHTRILTGRIDKFVFLKKSYAGDHLNFCISLIKTTPKTMTIYAAVNRVNLTEDKTELIGEAVFTYVAVDENLRPISGTIKQFKITDPAQKEYVDLIIERFNLK, from the coding sequence ATGAGTAATAAATTTTTTAAACGACAAATGGGAGATTATTTTGTGACAGCAAAGATGCTGAACCATATGAATATTACTCATGGAGGAACAATCTTAGACCAAGTTGATTCAGCAATGGGATTGTTTGCTAATTCGTATTGTCATACACGAATTTTAACTGGACGAATTGATAAATTTGTTTTTTTGAAAAAAAGTTATGCTGGCGATCACCTTAATTTTTGTATTTCGCTTATAAAAACAACCCCCAAAACGATGACGATTTATGCGGCTGTTAATCGGGTAAATCTTACGGAAGATAAAACTGAGCTAATTGGTGAGGCTGTATTTACTTATGTGGCTGTTGATGAAAATCTGCGTCCGATTTCAGGAACAATAAAGCAGTTTAAAATTACCGATCCCGCTCAGAAAGAATATGTTGATTTGATCATTGAGAGATTTAATTTAAAATAA